The Bubalus kerabau isolate K-KA32 ecotype Philippines breed swamp buffalo chromosome X, PCC_UOA_SB_1v2, whole genome shotgun sequence genome has a segment encoding these proteins:
- the MSN gene encoding moesin isoform X2: MPKTINVRVTTMDAELEFAIQPNTTGKQLFDQVVKTIGLREIWFFGLQYQDTKGFFTWLKLNKKVTAQDVRKESPLLFKFRAKFYPEDVSEELIQDITQRLFFLQVKEDILNDDIYCPPETAVLLASYAVQSKYGDFNKEVHKSGYLAGDRLLPQRVLEQHKLNKDQWEERIQVWHEEHRGMLREDAVLEYLKIAQDLEMYGVNYFSIKNKKGSELWLGVDALGLNIYEQNDRLTPKIGFPWSEIRNISFNDKKFVIKPIDKKAPDFVFYAPRLRINKRILALCMGNHELYMRRRKPDTIEVQQMKAQAREEKHQKQMERALLENEKKKREMAEKEKEKIEREKEELMERLKQIEEQTKKAQQELEEQTRRALELEQERKRAQSEAEKLAKERQEAEEAKEALLQASQDQKKTQEQLALEMAELTARISQLEMARQKKESEAVEWQQKAQMVQEDLEKTRAELKTAMSTPHVAEPAENEQDEQDENGAEASAELRADAMAKDRSEEERTTEAEKNERVQKHLKALTSELANARDESKKTANDMIHAENMRLGRDKYKTLRQIRQGNTKQRIDEFESM, encoded by the exons ATCAATGTACGTGTGACCACCATGGACGCTGAGCTGGAGTTTGCCATCCAGCCCAACACCACCGGGAAGCAGCTGTTTGACCAG GTGGTGAAAACTATCGGCCTGAGGGAAATTTGGTTTTTTGGTCTGCAGTACCAGGACACTAAGGGTTTCTTTACTTGGCTGAAACTCAATAAGAAG GTGACTGCCCAGGATGTGCGGAAGGAAAGCCCTCTGCTTTTCAAGTTCCGGGCCAAGTTCTACCCTGAGGATGTATCTGAAGAGTTGATCCAGGACATCACACAGCGACTATTCTTCCTGCAAGTGAAGGAGGACATTCTCAATGATGATATTTACTGCCCACCTGAGACTGCTGTGTTGCTGGCCTCCTATGCTGTCCAATCCAAGTATGGTGACTTCAATAAGGAAGTCCACAAGTCTGGCTACTTGGCTGGGGACAGGTTGCTGCCACAGAG GGTCCTGGAGCAGCACAAGCTTAACAAGGACCAGTGGGAGGAAAGGATCCAGGTATGGCATGAGGAGCACCGGGGCATGCTCAG GGAGGATGCTGTCCTGGAGTATCTGAAGATTGCCCAGGATCTGGAGATGTATGGTGTGAACTACTTTAGCATCAAGAACAAGAAAGGCTCAGAGCTATGGCTGGGAGTGGATGCCCTGGGTCTCAACATCTATGAGCAGAATGACAG GCTGACTCCTAAGATAGGCTTCCCCTGGAGTGAAATCAGGAACATCTCTTTCAATGACAAGAAATTTGTCATCAAGCCCATTGACAAAAAAGCCCCG GACTTTGTTTTCTATGCTCCTCGGCTGCGGATTAACAAACGGATCTTGGCTCTGTGCATGGGGAACCATGAGCTATACATGCGCCGTCGCAAGCCCGACACCATTGAAGTACAGCAGATGAAGGCACAGGCCCGGGAGGAGAAGCACCAGAAGCAGATGGAGCG TGCTCTgctggaaaatgaaaagaagaaacgtGAGATGgcagaaaaggagaaggagaagattgAACGGGAAAAGGAGGAACTGATGGAGAGGCTGAAGCAAATCGAGGAACAGACTAAGAAGGCTCAACAAG aACTGGAAGAACAGACCCGCAGGGCTCTGGAACTTGAACAGGAGCGAAAGCGTGCCCAGAGTGAGGCTGAAAAACTGGCCAAAGAGCGTCAAGAAGCTGAAGAGGCCAAGGAGGCTCTGTTGCAGGCCTCCCAGGACCAGAAGAAGACCCAGGAACAATTG GCCTTGGAAATGGCAGAGCTGACAGCTCGGATCTCCCAGCTGGAGATGGCCCGACAAAAGAAGGAGAGTGAGGCTGTGGAATGGCAGCAGAAG GCTCAGATGGTACAAGAAGACTTGGAGAAGACCCGTGCAGAGCTGAAGACTGCCATGAGCACGCCTCATGTGGCAGAGCCTGCTGAAAATGAGCAGGATGAGCAGGATGAGAACGGGGCAGAGGCCAGCGCTGAACTGCGAGCTGATGCCATGGCCAAGGATCGCAGTGAGGAGGAACGTACCACTGAGGCAGAAAAGAATGAGCGTGTGCAGAAGCACCTGAAG GCCCTCACTTCAGAGCTGGCCAATGCCCGTGATGAGTCCAAGAAGACTGCTAATGACATGATTCATGCTGAGAACATGCGACTGGGTCGAGACAAATACAAAACCCTGCGCCAGATCCGGCAGGGCAATACTAAGCAGCGCATTGATGAGTTTGAGTCTATGTAA
- the MSN gene encoding moesin isoform X1, translating to MPGLLRSTGEASVSPLLRENGRMLAAYINVRVTTMDAELEFAIQPNTTGKQLFDQVVKTIGLREIWFFGLQYQDTKGFFTWLKLNKKVTAQDVRKESPLLFKFRAKFYPEDVSEELIQDITQRLFFLQVKEDILNDDIYCPPETAVLLASYAVQSKYGDFNKEVHKSGYLAGDRLLPQRVLEQHKLNKDQWEERIQVWHEEHRGMLREDAVLEYLKIAQDLEMYGVNYFSIKNKKGSELWLGVDALGLNIYEQNDRLTPKIGFPWSEIRNISFNDKKFVIKPIDKKAPDFVFYAPRLRINKRILALCMGNHELYMRRRKPDTIEVQQMKAQAREEKHQKQMERALLENEKKKREMAEKEKEKIEREKEELMERLKQIEEQTKKAQQELEEQTRRALELEQERKRAQSEAEKLAKERQEAEEAKEALLQASQDQKKTQEQLALEMAELTARISQLEMARQKKESEAVEWQQKAQMVQEDLEKTRAELKTAMSTPHVAEPAENEQDEQDENGAEASAELRADAMAKDRSEEERTTEAEKNERVQKHLKALTSELANARDESKKTANDMIHAENMRLGRDKYKTLRQIRQGNTKQRIDEFESM from the exons ATCAATGTACGTGTGACCACCATGGACGCTGAGCTGGAGTTTGCCATCCAGCCCAACACCACCGGGAAGCAGCTGTTTGACCAG GTGGTGAAAACTATCGGCCTGAGGGAAATTTGGTTTTTTGGTCTGCAGTACCAGGACACTAAGGGTTTCTTTACTTGGCTGAAACTCAATAAGAAG GTGACTGCCCAGGATGTGCGGAAGGAAAGCCCTCTGCTTTTCAAGTTCCGGGCCAAGTTCTACCCTGAGGATGTATCTGAAGAGTTGATCCAGGACATCACACAGCGACTATTCTTCCTGCAAGTGAAGGAGGACATTCTCAATGATGATATTTACTGCCCACCTGAGACTGCTGTGTTGCTGGCCTCCTATGCTGTCCAATCCAAGTATGGTGACTTCAATAAGGAAGTCCACAAGTCTGGCTACTTGGCTGGGGACAGGTTGCTGCCACAGAG GGTCCTGGAGCAGCACAAGCTTAACAAGGACCAGTGGGAGGAAAGGATCCAGGTATGGCATGAGGAGCACCGGGGCATGCTCAG GGAGGATGCTGTCCTGGAGTATCTGAAGATTGCCCAGGATCTGGAGATGTATGGTGTGAACTACTTTAGCATCAAGAACAAGAAAGGCTCAGAGCTATGGCTGGGAGTGGATGCCCTGGGTCTCAACATCTATGAGCAGAATGACAG GCTGACTCCTAAGATAGGCTTCCCCTGGAGTGAAATCAGGAACATCTCTTTCAATGACAAGAAATTTGTCATCAAGCCCATTGACAAAAAAGCCCCG GACTTTGTTTTCTATGCTCCTCGGCTGCGGATTAACAAACGGATCTTGGCTCTGTGCATGGGGAACCATGAGCTATACATGCGCCGTCGCAAGCCCGACACCATTGAAGTACAGCAGATGAAGGCACAGGCCCGGGAGGAGAAGCACCAGAAGCAGATGGAGCG TGCTCTgctggaaaatgaaaagaagaaacgtGAGATGgcagaaaaggagaaggagaagattgAACGGGAAAAGGAGGAACTGATGGAGAGGCTGAAGCAAATCGAGGAACAGACTAAGAAGGCTCAACAAG aACTGGAAGAACAGACCCGCAGGGCTCTGGAACTTGAACAGGAGCGAAAGCGTGCCCAGAGTGAGGCTGAAAAACTGGCCAAAGAGCGTCAAGAAGCTGAAGAGGCCAAGGAGGCTCTGTTGCAGGCCTCCCAGGACCAGAAGAAGACCCAGGAACAATTG GCCTTGGAAATGGCAGAGCTGACAGCTCGGATCTCCCAGCTGGAGATGGCCCGACAAAAGAAGGAGAGTGAGGCTGTGGAATGGCAGCAGAAG GCTCAGATGGTACAAGAAGACTTGGAGAAGACCCGTGCAGAGCTGAAGACTGCCATGAGCACGCCTCATGTGGCAGAGCCTGCTGAAAATGAGCAGGATGAGCAGGATGAGAACGGGGCAGAGGCCAGCGCTGAACTGCGAGCTGATGCCATGGCCAAGGATCGCAGTGAGGAGGAACGTACCACTGAGGCAGAAAAGAATGAGCGTGTGCAGAAGCACCTGAAG GCCCTCACTTCAGAGCTGGCCAATGCCCGTGATGAGTCCAAGAAGACTGCTAATGACATGATTCATGCTGAGAACATGCGACTGGGTCGAGACAAATACAAAACCCTGCGCCAGATCCGGCAGGGCAATACTAAGCAGCGCATTGATGAGTTTGAGTCTATGTAA